The Gossypium hirsutum isolate 1008001.06 chromosome A13, Gossypium_hirsutum_v2.1, whole genome shotgun sequence nucleotide sequence ACCcaaactgaatctttcttagtgagggttaaaggcaacccactaacaaaatctATTGTTACTTGTTCCCACTTCCACAAAGGGATCTTAACCGACAGAAGCGATCCTGAGGGCAACTAGTGTTCAGTTTTAACCTTTTGACACGTCAGGCGGTATGATACAAAGGAAACCACTTCCCGTTTCAGATCGGGCCACCAATAAAGTGCTCAGAGGTCTCGATACATTTTGTTTCTACtaggatgcatagcgtaagggctATTATGCGCCTCCTCTAAAATCGATCGCCTTTACTCCTTATCATTAGGCACATAAATTCGACCTCTGAAACATAAGACTTTGTCGCTTTTCAAGCTAAAATTTGAAGTTTCACTCGAACTAATCTGTTGCAATAGCTGAATCAGGGACTCATCGCTTAACTGTTTAAGCCTACGGCTAAAAGCATTGGCTACCACATTAGCCCTACCCGGATGATACTTTATTatacagtcataatccttaagcaactcaacccATCTAtgttgcctaagatttaactccttttgagttaacaaatacttgagactcttgtgatcagtgtaaatgatacacctttcaccatacaggTAATGTATCCAAATCTTCAGAGCAAATACGACTACAGCCAGCTCAAGATCGTGTGTAGGGTAGTTACCCTCGTGCGTCTTAAGTTGTCGCGACACGTAAGCTACCACTTTACTATCTTGTATCAAAACACATCCTAGTCTAACGCACAATGGATCATTGAAAACCACAATTTTTTTGCCCAATTCAAATTGAACTAGAACAGGAGCTTGCGTCAAAATAAATTTAAGCTTTTCGAAACTAGATTACTATTCTTCAGACTGCAAAAACGGAGTGTTCTTACGCAGTAGCTTCGTCGAGGTAACATAATGAGAGAGAACCCCTCAACCAACCTTTGGTAGTAACCTGCTAAGCCTAGGAAACTCCAAAGCTGAAGTACATTTCTTGGTTTTTTCCACTCAACTAtagcttttatttttttaggattGATCCGAATCCTTTCAGCAGTCACCACATGTCCAAGAAAAGAAACCTCCtacaaccagaactcacacttgctaaacttagcatacaactgcttttcTCGGAGTGTCTGGAAAACAAAACGAAGGTGGTCGTCATACACCGACTTAGTCTTGGAATAAATTAGTATGTCATTAATAAAGACTACCATAAACTGATCCAAATATgtttggaacactcgattcattaagtccatgaatgtTGCTGgggcattcgtcaacccaaaaggcatcactaggaactcgtagtgtccATAACGAGTCTTGAAGTTGGTTTTGTACACATCAGTCTCTTTAGCCTTGAGTAGATGGTAACCCAAATGGAGATTGATCTTAGAGAAAACAGATGCCCCACGGAACTGGTCGAATAAGTTGTCGATCCTCGGTAGCGGATACTTATTATTTACTGTCTGTTCAGCTATCGGTAATCTTTACACATTCTTATCAATCTGTCTTTCGTCTTAACAAACAGTACTAGTgccccccacggagacacactcgaTCAGATGAACCCTTTATTAAGAAGGTCCTGAAGCTGAGCTTTTAGCACTGCAAGTTTTTTCGGTGCCATGTGGTAGGGTGCAATGGACACAGGAGAAGTACCTATAAACGAATCGATGCCGAATTCAACCTCTTCACTGAAAGATATTCCGAGCAATTCTTTAGGAAAAAATCCGGAAAGTCCCTCACAGTCGAAACAAATCTTAAATAAATTTGCATATGATGCTTATTTTTCTTAACTTTATTAGTAATTGTATTGTCAAATACTTTCTTGAACTAGCATATTACatataatgatttgattttaagttATGCTATTGATTTAAGACTTTTTTTTTCcgatattttttataataattaatgttcttgtttagaatttaaaattacgaattacaatttatattactaaatatggaataaaaaattattatgtaattatattattaagaGTCAACCATTCTAGATAATTAGATTCCCTAATAATTATAAGAATATGTAATTACTACGGTAATAATTATACCTTCATCCAATGTTACTAAAATTTGAAACATCCTTATTTTCTAGCAAAAACCATTAATGACTCAAGAAAACTTTAAGGATAGGTACAATAATGAGCAAAACTTGAAgtaattataatgaattatttaaatttagatttatgttctttaaattattacaataaattgaattaatattgaatagggaattatgttttttttttttaaagtagaaTTGACACATTAATAGTTTGGATAAAGAAGAGGTGTTGTGGACCGAGTTTTGATATAAAAATCCTGAGttgaataatttatagaaaagctgattttgaaagCATTTAAAATTAGATTGAATTCATTCATAAACCCCTCAAGTTATATGGTCAAAGACGACATTTGAAGATTGTTTGGGGGATAAGGATGATTCACAATCATTTCTCTTCTCTACAAGCAATTCCGACCTTTTTGTATGCATTCAATATCTCCTACTTCGCATTTCATCATAAACATCCaccctctctttttttcttttaaaaatataatgagaATTTGACTAAactatttcataaattttataaaattatcattactCATTTTCGGGTTATTATCTAACCCTTAAGTGTTCATCTCCACGTGTTTTGCTTGGgaagtaaaaaggaaaaaataagtcAGAGAGCTAACCCTTCCTCAATTCATCATTCTCCAACACTGCCACCCAACTCTCACACATAACCAACGCCAACCCAACCCTGTCACTGCtccatctttcttttccttttttctacATTTACGAGTATGATATTTACTGCTATTATTTTGCATAATGATTGATCTCTCACTCCAAttcctttttaaaattaatctagttttttatttcattttttattccttaaatttacgTTATTTGTCAGATTACtcaaatataaatagaaaaattaacatttactcACTTTGATGATGTGGCATACACATGAATTACCATGTGGATGTCATATcaacaattaattattattaaaaaatataaaaaaatattttaaaatattaaaatttataaaattaattaattgctaacataCCATACATGTGGTAGTCTATGTATATGTCACGTGAGTAAAGTTGACAGACTcttaactttttcatctattttaaggtgatttgacaaacaacgtaaatttaaatgttaaaagaGGTAGAAAATTAAATGAACATTTTTGTAAAGTCGAAgagtaaaaaatattattatatcatttttattaaattttaaactatCAAATTAATTCTTAACTATATATTATTCAAAAGATtattaaattctatttatttatattcttaataaaattttgacTGAATTAATTTAGttgtaaaatgtcaaaaatattagtttaaataatactgtacataaaatttaaactacttttcagcaaaaaaaataattattctatcTATTTTcaatggaataaaaaaaattctttttaattttttactatttgCCGCTTGTGAAGTTTTCTTAGTCCTTCTAAAAAGGTATAAagttaaatttatgattttacctattaaaaataaatcagtGAAGCAGTGTTTTTTATGAATCATCTGTCAAGCACTTTAGGCTAAAAAGTTTAAAAGCAGCCTCCCTTcgttttctatatatatatatatatatatatatatatttggcatTGCCGTGATCATGATGCAAACACGAATTTGAgttataaaacaaaaatgaaaaataggaaAAAAGTAAATTATAGAAATAATGTTAAGAAAGTTACACATTTTATTtgtaaaacattaattttaagcACAGAGTCAATAATCATTAATAGGAAAAAGATTCTTATAGATGTAAAGAAGAAAAGATAATTGAAAGTTAATGGAGAGATGTGATGGTACAATTTTATTGGTGAGATGGAATCCTagatttttacattttcataTTCCCTACCACCTTTATTAAAGATGTTGCTCTCATTTCATGATTCAACTGTTGCattcttttactattttattttgacttttctaaccaaatataaaaattgggtataaaataaataagaatatgAAAAGTGAAAATAATAGAACATCATTAAAAGATTTATTTTGAGTTATAAATTAGTgggtaaaataagaaaaaaatagtgctatcaaaatattataatttttttttgaatcatcaaattttattgaaaaaatcatcaattttttataatggaaattaaattatcttttaagtttataaatataaatcaaaataacccACACTAAAACCCATTCACTAAAAATGCCAATCCCGCAAGTTTTTGTTTATATTacattgtaattaaaataaaggtAAATTACATCAGTAGTTGTTAAATTATGCAGAAGTTTTCATTTTAAccacttaactaaaaaagttacaatgtggtcattgaattattaaaaaaaattatttaagtcactgaattatttaaagtttttatttaagtcattaggttgttaagtttaaaaaagaaaaagaaaaagaaaaaaaagttccGCTAGTAAGCTTTAAGTGACGATTCAACGATCGATTCATGGATTAGTACCCATTAATGAGTAAAAAATATACCTTAGATTCAAGTTGATCTGACAGTCAATGTCAGAGATGGGAGAAAAAAACTGTGTGAATTTAAGTTTGTAGATTTGTGATATTTAAAGTTGTTACatggaaaaaaaactaaactgtagaagagaaggggaaaAGGAGGTTTTGATTAGTGTAGACAAAAAAAGTCATATAACATCGATTTAAACaatctagtgacttaaatgaaaatatttaaaaatttggtgaccaatttgtaacttttttagttaagtgacaaATAAAAACTTaccataatttagtgactaatggtggagtttacccttaaaataataatttataactaTAATGGTAAAATGTAGGAAGTGCAGATTTATTCCATCCCAACTTTTGTTAAAATATGACACAAGTTTTACTTTTTACAAATTGAgaatttagtttttgtacttttatCTCTAAGAATTTAGTTTTTGCCCAAATTCAACTATCaacactattaaaatttttttgttaaattcaaattcattacaataattttttaattatattgctaccaagtgaatattttttaaaaattttaaaatgtcaaaaaaaaattttaaaagagtttaacaatattaacaattcaaactttaaattttgaaacttaaaaaataggtgaactaaattttatgacagaatttaactattttaatggaatttattgtcaactttgaTGATTAATTGTAAACAGAATCTGGGAATTGGCAGCCAGATTTCACACAATTTCGTACCTAATTGTTCCATTTCCACAAGAAAAGATTCCCTGAAATCACGGCTTCATGTCAAGACAGAACGCTTCTATATTCcggtttttttttaatgtaaataaaTATTACATTATTTAACAATGCACTGCGATCAACATTAAGTCGCAACTAGGACTGTGTTGGGCAACTTTTGTCTGATTGTTTTTATCATTATGTTGGAAAACTTTGATTGGTGAAAATAATGTAATTTCGTGATagcaaaacaaatataaatatgaattttatgTAATTGAAAGTGAATTTCTCCCATGCAACTAAAATTTCCATAAGAAGAGATAAATAGTATTATAAACAAGTAAAGCAAACAAAGAATGTAAGACTTTGTTTTAGATTTTATAACAAATGTTTAATGAACATAGACAAGAGATAATAATACACCAATAAATTTACACCAACTTTACAAAGCAAAGGTATGAAGAATGACAACAACACTTTCTTTTCACATTGCACACATGTCCATCCCCCATTCACAGTCCTCAAATATTCTTTtctttcaatcaatataaataaaataaatcccaAGACCCTAATTTtccaaaccaaaaaccaaaaagaaaCCTTGTAACTTGTTCTTCTGCCCATCTGCATTGGCCAAGTCATAATCCCCAAAGGATTTTATTCAGAATAAGGTTTGGCCTTGGACCTATACACCAACTTCTTCTTCTTTGTGGTTTGGTTATCAATTGTTAATACAATTTTCCCAGGCTCACCCGTTTTGAAGCTGTTGGAGATCACCGTTTCATCGGCCGGACCCACTTTTCTCGTCTTCGATACAATCACGGTGTATCCATCTTCAGCTGTGGGCACAAATTCAGCTCCATAGTTCACGTCCCACCCCACAACTCGTACCTCCCACACCACTGTACTCTTCTGCCATTTCAACACCCAAACCAAATGTTATAAttcatgtgaatttaattaaacCTCAATTTTTAGATTCTTTTATCTTACCTCAGTTACAGGGAATTCAACGCTGTGTTTGGTTGCTGGTTTGATTGTCACCTCTGTTGCAGCATCAGCAACCGTAAATTCTTGTTCACCGTCCCTGCTCAATCCACCATACTGAACTGGTACTTGTTCAGGCGCAATATATCTATGTATATGTACAATCATAAGTTAGTATGCAAAATATAATAAAggaatttatgattaaaaaaattcattgtaGAAATTATTGGAGTCCACTTGCCTGAAAAGGATATCAGATGATTTGGCTGGACTTGCACACACAAACTTGCTCTTGGTTCGCTGGGTTAGGAAAGGACTAATCATCATATTGAAAGCCAAGTACCACCATGGAACATTGATAAACACCTTCAAAATCCAAAACCAACATTTAATATTTGTTGAAATTCAACACCATGATACAAAAAAGATTTAAGATATTAATGTGTATATACCTGTTTGGCCACAAACTCTGGATAATTGTCCTGAAGCAAGTGAAGGGCTTGGTTGGTAGCTTGCCTGAGCTCCCTTTTTCCAGGTCCGGGAGAGTTCTTGAGATCGTTAACCTGAACTATGGTAGAGATACCATTAGGACTGAAATCAAGCTTTCTGATGCTTTTTTCCAAGAACTGAATCCTCCACCTCAAGAACTTGGATCGCTTTTCTTCATCAGCAAAAGTATTCTGATACAGCTCCTTGTTTTGGAATTCCCCATACACGTTGTAGCATACAGGATGACCTTCTTTATCAAATCCGTGCATGAAAACCACTTTCTCCAATTCATTTCCAAGCTCCTCATCCAGCAAGCCATCAACTCCGAACTCCTTACGCCAGATAACAGTGTTTTTGATCATGGTGAATGCGTCCTTGACTTTGAAATCCCTAGCCCTTAAGAATTTCAAT carries:
- the LOC121212725 gene encoding patellin-3 — protein: MAEETQKPEAAAAPAPTEEVVVEKESEQEDAPEKPADAVVEDKPAEAVEEEPKVEAKDTKVTEAASFKEETNIAGELPDPQKKALDELKQLIQEALNKHEFTPPPAKDKDKPAPEEKKEEDQPATSAAETEVKVETEAPAPVEVKEEEKADPPVEAPAPVEVREEEKADPPIEAPAPETVVETEVVEKVSAADDDGAKTVEAIEESVVAVATPPPAEKPEEEASSSLKPEVVAQSEEKPEEAEVPRPPPQEVSIWGIPLLADERSDVILLKFLRARDFKVKDAFTMIKNTVIWRKEFGVDGLLDEELGNELEKVVFMHGFDKEGHPVCYNVYGEFQNKELYQNTFADEEKRSKFLRWRIQFLEKSIRKLDFSPNGISTIVQVNDLKNSPGPGKRELRQATNQALHLLQDNYPEFVAKQVFINVPWWYLAFNMMISPFLTQRTKSKFVCASPAKSSDILFRYIAPEQVPVQYGGLSRDGEQEFTVADAATEVTIKPATKHSVEFPVTEKSTVVWEVRVVGWDVNYGAEFVPTAEDGYTVIVSKTRKVGPADETVISNSFKTGEPGKIVLTIDNQTTKKKKLVYRSKAKPYSE